AttggatgtttttgttcagtGATCTCTTAGAGCGGTGTGACTGTCAGCTTGTTGCAGGATCATAAAAATCCATTCTTAAGGTCCTGAAACTGAAACTATTTCAATCATCCATCAACACGTCGAGATGTCTGAAGATGCTTTCCAAAATGTGCCGGTGTAGGCCGAActatttgttatattatctacaaagacccaacgttaatccatcatgagcactaaagcaacatttagcaaagatACATCGGcaggaaagagacagaaacctcgagcaggaCCAGACGCATGATGAAGAGccgtctgctgaaactgtgcCAGGCTTGGaaagagggatagagagagacagagggaaacagagcaacaacaacagcaatgaGTGAAATAGATTTGTAATGCCTTTATGTATCTACATACAGAAGATGGGCCCAAAGTTCCTCTGCAGTCCTCCAGCTCATTTCTGTATCATTATGTGGATCAGATCACTTTTTAATAAAGttgtcatcacagctttgcagccatatcgattctgtaacatctgcatccaTGCACgtatttgcaaggagcacatAGCACATATAGCCGTATCGATTTTTTGACCACAACCCTAGAGGTGCAGGTTCGAATCCACTCtccacccactctctctctctctctccctgatttctgactctctctactctctgatctctgcaATAAAGGActcaaaagtccaaaaataaatcctacaaaagaaagaaagaaagaaagcatcatgatcatcatcaaTTAAAAACTACAACATCCCTGgttgcaatgcattgtgggtaattaAATCAGTCAGATCTGCCCCCTGTATAGACTTGTTGATGAGTTGTGGGTTAGGACATCCCTCAGCTCTCAACGTCTTCCCTGCACACTCTGACATTTTTGATTCATCCAGAACtctttcagatatttttttgtgaaaccTCACATCTCATGATCAAcagttttttcttctcttggctgcttgtttttttttttaatctctaaaACAATGTAAACATAAATGTCTCTTGCAGCTGCAGTAGAAATCTATCTCTGCCACACTTGTACAGTCATCCCCCACAGGAACAATCTCACCTGCATCACCGCGCTCTCAGTGTCTGTCTACTGTTGGTCCTTCAGGCTCTTTAGTGGGCGTCGGTGATGTCATCTCCCAGCAGCTGATCGAGAGGAGAGGATTGGCTCATCACAACGTGCGGCGGACAGCCAAGATGATGAGTATCGGCTTCTTCTTTGTGGTAAGAAGTGTCGTCTTGTCTTATGTATGCTACAGCTAAATATAAacgctaaatggacttgagcttgtttatttcttttctagtcttctgactactcaaagtgcttttccactgcaggtcacacctacacattcacacactgatggtagaggctgctgagtaaagtgtaaaagcatcagtattaactcatcccattcatacacattcatacgacACTGATAAatcagagggagcaacttggggttaagtgtctcgcaaaaggacacatcgacaggagctggggatcaaacccgaactctccggttgagagacgagaTGAGTTTTTCACTCTATAAAATGGTTCAAATTCCTGCTTAAGGGATTTATTAAGACCGTCGCTTTTATCCAATCAAAAGTCCCAAATGAAAAGTCACATTGTTCTTTcataaatgacaaagaaaaggaagaaaagtcCGATTGAAAAAGGTGGAATcagcaaatgtttgacattttgattgAAAAATGACTGAGACGATGACTCAAATAAGTTACTGATCGTTGCAGCTCCCGACTCCTGtcaagaaaaagagacagaaataggAGTGTGGCAAGTTTTGAGCTCATTTGATGAATTTTATTCCTAAAAGTTACCAACATGTAACATACTTACACAGAGAacaagatggaaaaaaataGGAAGAAAGATaaccgttttcacatctgcactcctggaaatgttcaggagaaCTGACCCTGAACTGGTCACACACGCACCTCACAGCAGGTGAATATctctgtcagacgggagggccTGTTGAAGTGTTGGACAAAGAAACAGAGTCCGCTGtacgatgctataatgaaaatatttacctttatatcaatgctacgtgtagctACACTTTAGTGTTTAGTGaccatcttgtttttgttatacTGTTTATCTTTTCCACATGTTTGATGACTGCAATTCAGGGataaatgcaataaatgtgtttatctatctatctctaaagatcaaacatagatctaagaaatatatcagccaatatatctgtatctgattttttttctctccacaatATCTTTATCGGTATCGGCACTAAAAACCCCGTATCGGTCAGTCCTAGTTTGattcaaataaaagtttaattcaAGCATCAAAAGCTTCATATTGTTAGTTATTTTAGTTTCTGTTCAATGCATGATCCACTGATGTGATGCTGATGCTCCTCCATGTTGCATATTGTTCCTGTATGTGAAGTTGTGTGACAGCAGGATAAAGTGGCACATTTCTTTCGATGACGTCATCACCACGTCGATAagagtttatttatattttccttAATCGTCTTACGTCCATCCAATCGGCTGCCTAGTGGTTTTAGATCACAGAAGAAGATCTCTGccagttttttatttatagacGCTCCTTTATGCAGGATTCATGTCACACAGAGACATGTTTGCTCATTCATGTAGAAAAACACGACTCATACATCATGTAGTGTTTGTCCTCTCATCAATTATAGACTCATAGATAATATGTTTATGTATAATTTAAGATGATCTGCTGTTAACATGCAGACAGAAACCTCTGCATcacagtttgacttttttatgaAGCTGCATAAAGAATGGTGTTTACATGTTTGGATTTCCTCTTGTTTGTGTCATCAAAGGGTCCGGTTATCGGAAGCTGGTACAAAGTTTTGGACCGCCTCGTGGTCGGAGGGACTAAAAGTGCTGCCATGAAGAAAATGCTCGTTGACCAGGTGAGAGCAGCTCAGAAGAACCTGAAACAGtctccatctcttcttctcctacctttttagttgtttttatttttcggGTGAAAGACAAgccaaagttgttttttttttaagtttaatacAAACAGCGTGTGGGTGTTTCCGTCCTCCACTCAGGCTCATTATTTGTGGCTAAAAGGGCGGATGAGTCCCGACCACAAAGAGACAATTTGCTCACATCAGGGTGACGGACAGAAAAGATGTCACAGTTATTCAAGAGCTGAGATTTCAGGCTGTTTACTGTAAccccctcctcttgtctgtgTTTAACTGAGGGCACAAAAGACGCTCCAGAGGGGTAACCCTTCTTCTCTATGTGTGATTATTTCATCTGTTGCATGCTGATTTAGTTAACAGGAAACATGATCTAAAAGGAAGATAAGGGgacttaaaatgttaaagacaCAAACGACTCTGAAGCCAGAGTTTGCTTCATTAGCTGATAACTCCTGGGTCTGTGAAATGTCTAAAAATAAAGTCTTTGTTTGTGTCCGAGCGACAGACCAAACGGCAAAGCAAATTTGTGACGCTGTAAGCAGTGGATGTGTAACACTTCTgctcaagcggcaacctccggtgttgaaaaagcttaagtgcaaaatcctgcagttcatcgagtgtccacttgaggccggcACACAggacgtcacacacacacctaattCAAACtggcctgtttttacagcagacattaacatgttaacagtctggtacaaaaaattaaattgttCTGAATAGTTTTTGTCATCACCAAGATGATAGTTGACAAcccagaaaaaaatgtgttcatccTAAACAAGGTGTTTTTGTAAACCAGTGGATTCAATGTCTTTTACAAAGGTGACTTTAAACTTGAAGTCATCAAAagctaaattattattttttcactttggCTTAATTCTCCATCAGAAAAAGTCAGATCCAGATAAAGCCGCAGTTTTCTCCCGGTCACGCCGCCCTCTGGTGTTTGATTGGATCAAACTCCTGCAGAGCAAGACGTCAAAAGCTTTCAGTCCTCTTACACTGAAATATTTATCGAAGCAAAGGGTCCACTCCTCCGCTTGAACGGCTCTGTGTCCACACTGCACGCTGCTCCGTCTGCCTCGCTGATAACCGAGGGGGCCATTTGGTGAATTGAAAGATAAAatgctgcagcagcttctcacgaCGTCAGACCTGAATAACAGAGGAAGTCGTTTATGTAAGTTTCATACGTGAGGAGAGGTTTCactgtaaacaaataaaactgatATCAGGGTCTTTTGAAGGGATGAACTGTATGTGCAGTGTTTATAAAGAAGCTTACAGAAAGTCATATGTCCACTTAATATGCATCAAATATGATCTTTAGAGTTGCTTAAGATCATTTTTATCTTCcaaatgctttttttccccatgctCAAATCAGACATTTATTGCACGGTGTACATAACCACGCTGCAAGGTCACAATCATTGGCAGAGAGTTAAGACAtcagaaaaaagaaacctcttaaaataactttttcaaGTGAAGCTTCACTGATACCGACAGCTCCTCCAGCCTCATAGTCAAATCAGTGAGATCCTTAAAGACTCTTAATATTGTCCTGACATCATGTAGACTTATATAGACCATTGACTGACTTGAACATATTCCACAGAAGCTATAAGACCACAGACTGTGAATAAACAtttgaagtctgagtgacgtcaccagtggtgtagtgcagggtaaaCGCAGGTATGTGGAGCGTACCCACCTATTTCTGAGTCTCCTCTAAATCACACCAGTaattgattgacaatattcagtagGATGCTGCAATATTTttcctaggatggtgaagggatcaACCTCCCTACTCTGTATCTATTTGACTAGTACACACTGAgtatgtcactgtttataacagagacagggacacttaaaaatacaaaggcAGGAAAAAATTAAGAGAacagtatacccacttctttacACACCACTAAACCACtggacatcacccattggttactgaagggggctttggaagcaCATTGTGAAAAGACTgactcaacctaactttcagtcgacctaaCAAAAGGGACGAGCCGCAGcagaggcgggccttaagcctcctgacaaacagcttcaaAACGTCAGCCCATTCGTCGATAACGCTCATCCTTCATAAAATCCAATTGGAGGAGTTCAAGATCACTCCCCgaacagtgtgtgccgatcgagacatgagctaatttGACCAATACTGTTTTTTGAACAGGGCTGTAAACATGGTcaattctgctgtaaaaacaaacttgttgTGTCTGATTCTCCCGGTGCTtcagcagccagcctcaagcggacgcTCCACAaaatgcaggattttgcacttccgcatcggcttcatctttcaacactggaggttccTGCTTGTATAAGAAACAAACATTGCATGAGGCTTTATTCTCTAGCAAAGGCTGCTAGAGACATGTGTTGATGTCGACTGTTTGGCGAGCCAGCCAGGACACCATCTCAGTGTAGCCTCAATGTGAGATTAAGCTTCTGAAACAAAATGACTTTAgattttataatatttattattCACCACTTACAACCCCTCTCAAAGGTTCATATCACAATCTGAGCAGTGATTTCAGTCACCATCTGCGATGAGGGTTTACCGTACAAAGTGGGATTAAAGCAAGTTAGCGAAGATTTAGCTATCATAaatgttgtgtatgtgttttaaaatgcattttatttatatctctactttcataaaaacaactttcacgtatgaaataaatgttcccctctgtgtttgtagttgtttttCGCTCCGTGTTTCCTGGGAGCTTTTCTCGGGCTCTCCGGCGCTCTGAACGGACTGACGGTGGAGGACAACGTCAGCAAACTCAAGCGGGTGAGTCAGCTTTATTTCTATTCCACCTCACTTTGGACGTTTTCACACACGCTCTCCTGAAGATTTATCAAGTTGCCTGCACACCAACCCTCAGTGGGAACAACTTCCTGTTGGACTgaaagggagggggggtctcaggagggCCAGACAGGAAAAAGATGCTGGAGGAATCCAAGATGGCGGATAAAGTCAGTTTGACAGTTTATTCCTTTGTGTGAATGCTACCTTTAAGTGGACATATTCATAGTATCAACAAACAAGTGGAAAAGAACtataaaagcagaaaagagAATGAAGCTGATTTATTAAATGCACAAACATCAAAGCAGTGGAAGcatataaacatcatcaccccTGTGCGCTCGCCCACAAGGAATATTCCTGAAATGTTCTCACTGTGTCGACACCCCGATTTCATGCTCAGCTGACTAGAAAAAGTCCAGGTAAAGTCAGGgtgaaaatgtgtctgttttttgttcacacatgcagctcaaaaCAGAAATGACggattttttttagctgttttgtgcatgtgtgaaaacagcatttgtacagtatatttttagctttttatacTCTCAGCCAGGTTTTATGTGGGATCTTTCTTTCTCAGATCCAGTTTACTGTCACTTGGGATTGAAATGCTGTCTCCTCAAATTAAGCAGACCCAAGAAAACAGCGATACGTACGTacatgaaaagagaagaagatccATGACAGGGTCTAAATGCAGGACGCTCACTTGTCGAGTAcgtttgtcagtgtgtgatgatagTACTTTCTGCCTTAGTTAAGGATCTAAATATGTCTTCCACATCTGCAAATAGTCCGGGTGCCGTCGGTCAGTTGAGCCAGAAAAACTCTCTTAAACTCGGTGTTAAATTTGTCCCCACTTGAAGTAAAGATGAAGTGTTTGACCTCATCTGCCCTCGGCTCATTTTTCATTCATGAAAGTaagaagacggagaggaggaTTATGTTCTGCTACAGCCGGACGGATATGAGTTTGAGGAGTGAAATAAGATATATAACACTTGAACTAAGACcagtaactttaaaaaacattatgatGTGCTGTATTTGATATGTGAAAGATGGAGGGGTCCCTTTGTGCATTTTGCAGTTTTCAGAAGAAGTAAGTACAAAGCGTGTGATTTCTTCAGCATCAGTGTGACTTTCTTAGGCTTGAAAAACAATTCTGAGTCATTTTAGATATGAAGTTTGTCCAGGACTCTTCTGACCTCTGATTGGTCGTGACTTGTGATTGATATTTACACTGCAGATTCCATACAAACTGGCAACAGatcagggtttttttcttttcctgaatGAACACACTGAGGTAAACGAGAggaagtttgttttcatgtaggTACAGTATCTGACCTCCAACAGTCACCTCTCGTATTATTAGAAACTATTTCCTGTGATGGAGGAAGAgacgagagaggagagggggggaggggctgtGGAAATAGCTGGAGTGACTCATACCTTCATATataggcgtgtgtgtgtttgtgtgtgtgtatgtgtgtgtgtatgtgtgtgtatttgtatgccCAGTCTGAGCTGTCATCTTGTGCCAGCTGCTCAAACGTCGGTCGCCGCCTTGCTTACCCAACGTGCCGCTGGTCACCATCAATTATTTACAAACGGCGCCGCGCAGAGCTGAAAGGCCAACCTGGTAAATGTCAGAaaggacagaaaataaatgacaaatgtGCTCATTACAACGAGGCCTGGCACCCGGGAAATGTGAGAGGAAAATTAATCGAGCTGCACGCCGGTCCAATCAAGACTTTGCCCTTCTTGTTCGGCTGTTACTCACCTGTCTGCTGTTTTTACCTGTGGAGCAACAAAAACCTCAACTATGCCTGAAAACACTCgtaataattattttaattttaacatgTCAGCACACATGAGTCATTAGCTTAAATATATATGTTAAGGGCTCAATTTGTTCAAATCAGATTGGACTAAATCCTGAAAATGGGTTTGATCCAACCCCAtcaaatcagagaaaaaaaacaatgaaaaaattgtgttaaaaaaaggatCCAAAATccagtcttctttttttttcttctttttttttcttaaattccAAAGTTTCCAGTTTGTTTTGCTTCTTGATAATGATTTTGATTATTTGATCCTGATAGTGGTTGACCAGTTAATCAAGTTTCACTTTCAATTTTTTCATCCAGATTAAACCTTTTGAACTAGTGGGTCATGGTGTCCAATGgtggcagcagtagctcagtctgttgaGACTTGAGTTGGGAACCCAAGAGTCACTGGTTCAAGTTGGATCCAGTATGGATATTGGGGCTGGTTGCTCTCCAGGTGCACTTGAGCAAGGTACTGAACCCCCAGCTGCTCAGAGTGCCCACCTttgtgcagcccctcactctgacttgtttccattagtgcatgtctgtgtttccGGTCTGAAGCTGATTCTCCTCTCAGGGATTTATATAGTAtgtcttcatcgtagaccgttAAAGAAAAGTCGTACAGTGATGTCAGCGTCCTGCTTAAGTCCCATAAAGTAAATGAagaatttttaaacatttgtagaTTGTGGTGAGATAGCCATTCAAAAATATCTAAAACTTTATCAAACTAAACTTTTTCTTTGTCGGGGCACCGCTGGCCTAGAAGGTAGtttgcatgccccatgtacggaggctgtagtcctaaAAGCGGGCGTTCTAATCGGGCCTACAGCTCCTTACCTGTCTCTTAAATTAAGGCATTAAGCCCAAAAAAAGCCCTTTTGTTGAGTTTAAATATCAATTATTCAGAATCATTCAGTTTCACAAATATGTTGTCATAACTTGGGTCATTAGCTGTTAGCATGAGAGGCATGAAGCTGAAGATAAACTGTTAAAAGAAGGCTGTGGGAGCAGAGACTGGGCCTTCAGAGTGTGGGAGGAAATATTTTCCCGTGTTTCTGACACAGCGTCAGCGCTCGGCGTAATTTCACCTCAGGTGGCGAAGAAGCTTGTTTGGCCTTAATTAGAAAACCGtttcaccttaaaaaaaaaaaaggttctaaCTGGAACattggcttgttttttttatgtcggGACATGTTGAGGTGACCTTTAAGTGGATGTCAAAGGGAAGTTTTTGTGTGGTCAGATTGTGTTTGAAAGAGcaataagacacacacacattttgtatttACTGAGGAGTCATAAAGTCTGTATCTACCaacctcttctttctttttaaggAAAAGCTCAGATACTTTGTTATTTCAAAGGCGTGTTGATTGAAAGTCAACAAGTGAAAGGACATTCACTGAACAGGGAAataccccccccacccccccacccccctaaaAAGAACCATTATTCAAGtcacaaaacattcaaatattaaacaagacacacacaacacacaaccacagctgctctcaAAAGGTATGCTCTGAATAAAGGGGAAGgttaacattaaataaaaacagataaaaacagccCTTCCTCATGACTAAACAAGTAAGCCGAGTTTCATCAAAGAAGTAGGTTAATGGGGCACCGGTGTCCTAGTGGTTAGTTTTCAGGCCCCATcaacagaggctgtagtcctcagaGTGTGCCGccggggttcaaatccgactaTATTTATCCCCTGTCCTGTCTCCGGATGTACAGAGACTGTTCTGCTAAAGGGTTACTGTTGGGAAAGTCATAGGATAGAAGTGCAGCACCCAAAAGGGGCGGTCAAAGAGACTGAAGAGCTAGCATGGACCTCCATTGTTACCAAGGCAGGACACAAGGGTCAAAGATGAAAATGCATCATACAGCAAATATTAGCTCCCTAGTAATAGTCCAGGAAATTAGGCATAGCCATGCTACCAGCCTGCTTAGGTGGTTGAAGAAAAGCTTTATGTAATTGAGGATGCTTGCCGAACCAAAAGTAGGAAGAATGATTAAAGAATTACTTTCCAAAAGACTTTGGGATTAGAATTAGGAGACAGTGGAAAAGATACAGGAATTTTCTAAGAAgtgtctttttaatttaatttattcaacCAATGAGAGACAGGGATAGAGGGGGCCATTTGGACAAAGCCTGTGTAGCCTGATCAAATAGACTCaggaaattgtattttaacaGATGTCTCAAATCTCTTGTGACACGAATTCAAAGATAGTAGAAATGGTCTGTCACGATCTTAAATGGTAGATTGGTGTAGTTGAGTCTAAGGGCTTCCTTGTTAATTGGAAAGAGTTCACTTTTATTAAGTTAATTTTATATCCTGAAAACTGCATGAAAAGTGTAAATAAGGTGAGGGCTTCTGGTAGGGACTATGCTGATTTGGAAACATAAAGGAGTTACTCGTCTGCATAAAGAGATACCTCATGCTAATCTCCTCTTCTGTGTATTTCCCCGCTTATCGCAAGTGGCTCTATGGCAACAGCAAAAAGATGTGGGCTCAGAGGGCAATCCTCAGGTTAGGCGTCCAAGTTAACAAAGATGACTTGAAGTCCAGGGCTAGTGCTGCTCACTGCTTTTGAAGCAGGTCTGATGTACGAGCTGCTGTTCAGATAGCGTCACTTTTAGCACTAGCCGCAGATTATGGGAAGTCCTTAAATACCAGATAGAAGTTAAATCACCTGAAGCTAGATTATGCTTAAGGAtgcttttaatgtgtttcactgaactcatttttttattcactaaTAACTTCTTGTTATAAATATTCAGCACTACAGAAATACACATGCAAACTTCCCTTGTCTTTCTCCAAAGTGACTGGAAAATCTTGTATCTCCAGGGGGTTGATAGAGGTGTCCGTCATTACTGATTACTCAACTATTATTTGGCCAGCCGCAGATATTTTTGGCTTTAAAACTTCCCTCCATCCTGCATTGTTTTGGAAAGAAACTCTCCACCAACTGGAGTTTGAACACATCATCATTTCTCACTTCATCTCCCACTGGGAGTTCAAACTGTTACGTGGTGGGAAATGTTGGTGGGATGAACCTGATACCTGAGTAGGAAGtccaaaaaaactgaaagtttgAAACTAACTTGTgcccaaaaatgtttttatagttctaaaaaaaaggtaatttcaGTCTCTATTCAGAGACAGGTTGTGTTGCTTTTATCCTCCAAGGCACCATAAATCACAGCGTTCCCAATTTAACGGTTTACTTTCAACTTGATGTGCCACAAACAGATTTCTTACAGCTTAGACGTACAGTTATTCAACCCTCAGAAGAGAACCATTTGTAGCTTCAGCTTCACactagggttgtcatgatagcagaattttaaactttgacacAATAATAGTATAAATCAAACTCTTTTTGTTACCAACAACAAATATAGAAGTTTTAGGCACCGAATATTaagttatttcttgttttttattaccaaaacatacaaacaaacccCTGCAAACTGTCTCAATTGTTTGAATTTATTGACATCTGtagtgtttttaaagctttgccACTTTTTGATAATATCGATTATTGAAGTAAGAAATGGTTAGGGTTGggttggggctttttgtgccttttattggagagacaacaagagagagagagaatcaggaaagtcatgcgggaaaggagccacagacaAAGGACtcgatgggtttatttcacattttgtgggtcggtagacacttactgaaaacaactgaagaacAAAAGCTGGCGCTCAGAAACAACCACTAGGTGGATACGAGGCCTTTCTGAAGTTTCTCTGGAGAAagttctcctcctcatctcggTGTTCATGTGATCTGAATCCAGTGGATCTTTGTGACTGTTCACACTTCATCGTCTTCTTCAGTTCCAGTCCTccaagacacatttaaaaagcagctgtAAACAGAGTCACAACAAAGTAGATCTTATATTCATTAAACTACTTCACCTGAAATAACTTTTTGAATCTTTGTTCACAGGACTACACAGATGCACTGATCTCCAATTACTATGTAAGTTTGTCCTGTATGCTTTACCATTTTCTCAACAAGTtcttacatattgttgcttttaaCCACTAAATGATGACCCAGTGTGATATTATCTGTCACCACTTGATGTACTCTTATATTAATGTTAATTATTGTTTGTTATACTCAGTCTATGAGCCTGTGATTCATATGTTATATGATGTTAATTGGCTGTAAAACAACGtttccccttggggacaataaaactgaagttaaagttgaagctgtttttgtttcagttatGGCCGCCCGTCCAGATCGCAAATTTCTACTTCATTCCCCTGCACCACAGGTAATCCTTTTTTACAGACAGATAATCATCAGCTTTGATCACATGTAAAGGTTTCGTAAAGTGGACTTAAAGATAATCTGGAGGACttgtagcctagtggttatgtcatgTGCCCCTATGTaaagaggctgaagtcctcgtcacagcggccatgggtttgaatccgacctcggccctttgctgcatgtcatcccccgctctctcttcccaacatttcctgtctcacttcagctgtcctctctaataaGGCAAAAAAGTCCAGAAAATATCTTTAAGACAAGACAGAATCtgtaaatctgtatttttatatctgttaaaatctttaaaaaaaagattttggggACAGACATGTGGGGAGGGGGAGCGGGGGTTAAAGTGCATGCTTGATTTTAAGGCAGACttgcacaaaagaaaaaaaaacagtgcaattttcttttatttgtaaatgtcaTAAGAGTCATGATTGTAAAAAAGAACCTGTCAGACACTGTTCAGGACACACTCCCTCCCGCTGCAGGCTGGCCGTGGTCCAGGTTGTTGCTGTTGGTTGGAACTCCTACCTGACCTGGAAGGCCAATAAGATGTGAGGGACGCTCACAGGTCCAGCCTGtgccgatgatgatgatgatgatgattttacaCTCATTTGAAGTGAGTGTTGGGCATGGGCCGCTCTAGTCTAACTCACTTTAGGCTACTAAGTCTCTTGATATTTCAAACGTGTAAAACTGTGACTGAGTCACTCGTAAAGGTCGGGAGAAAGTGCTTGTCTACGCCGAGTGACAAATTCACACTTGAAAGTCAAACTTGCATTTGCAGAAAATGTCTGTGACAGTTTGTTATTTATGGAAATGGGATTTAGAGACAGAGTCCCGCTGTAGCCACACAGACGCAAAAACACACGCTCATATGTGAACACCTCCATGTTGTAATCCATGTTGTGTAAAGTGTAATATTTGTGTTATAGGAGGTCATTGTAAGAATGAAGGACACATTTACCTCAGCTTCTATATATGTTGTAATCATTTATGTTAACCTCTTTTTGTTCATTCCTCTTTACCTGCACAG
The Labrus bergylta chromosome 15, fLabBer1.1, whole genome shotgun sequence DNA segment above includes these coding regions:
- the mpv17 gene encoding protein Mpv17 — encoded protein: MAALWRSYQALMGKYPWTVQIVTAGSLVGVGDVISQQLIERRGLAHHNVRRTAKMMSIGFFFVGPVIGSWYKVLDRLVVGGTKSAAMKKMLVDQLFFAPCFLGAFLGLSGALNGLTVEDNVSKLKRDYTDALISNYYLWPPVQIANFYFIPLHHRLAVVQVVAVGWNSYLTWKANKM